From one Gemmatimonadota bacterium genomic stretch:
- a CDS encoding DUF2723 domain-containing protein: protein MSQTELDYRPSYLAAAIAGALVFTLYMITLGPSTAMWDTSEYIAAAYILGLPHPPGNPFFVLLGRVFSILPIGGSVAMKVNILAALCSASSAAMWFLITERVLVSWFAERWQRIVGGGLAALIGATAFTVWSQSVVNEKVYTVALIGVALVAWLTVRWCDDPDGPKADKLLVLIAYLLGLGFANHMAGFLAAPAVAFAVMVRRPKSILRWKLILACVGAVLFGMTPFATQPIRAAHFPAIAEGEPTACTTEITAACTFDKVTWERFVYNFNRGQYGAPDPNDPSRVYPAQVSMYWMYFKWQWWRDPYNEHQTMQAVLAALYLVLGLFGGWVHWKRDRQSFWFFGPLMFTMTLALIKYLNFRYGYSQAPELGDSVEREVRDRDYFYLWSFSAWSVWAALGLAFVWESIAALLGSESVKVGKETLDLPRKRSWLLATPVLGLAFFPLVGNWNASTRHGDETTAKFAHDLLNSVEPYGILVTVGDNDTFPLWYAQEVEGIRKDVIVANTSLLNTDWYTRQIIRNPVRDFEAAKAPALYKGGTWTKPSGPPVKMTLQQADSIPLYFELPDTVVFEGYGLRTKIPPRVLTRADYFVLQMIKDNPGRPIYFSRTAGSYGRELGLEEYLITQGLARRLLNHAPLASRDTLMVPGEGWVDVQRSRTLWQDVFQGQASFVAKGGWPDKASVGIPALYVSTGFMMHDVLSASGDEAGAAKALEGAKQVAQATRIADFFNFDALQQQAPTPLQGDVKPAVPLDIAPKDTPVKK, encoded by the coding sequence ATGTCCCAGACCGAGCTCGACTACCGACCGTCATACCTGGCCGCGGCAATCGCCGGCGCCCTGGTATTCACGCTCTACATGATCACGCTCGGCCCCTCGACGGCCATGTGGGACACGAGCGAGTACATCGCGGCGGCGTACATCCTCGGGCTTCCACACCCGCCGGGCAACCCGTTCTTCGTCCTGCTCGGACGCGTCTTCTCGATCCTCCCGATCGGCGGCAGCGTGGCGATGAAGGTGAACATCCTCGCCGCGCTGTGCAGCGCCTCGTCGGCGGCGATGTGGTTCCTCATCACCGAGCGGGTGCTGGTCAGCTGGTTCGCCGAGCGGTGGCAGCGCATCGTCGGGGGCGGGCTGGCGGCGCTGATCGGGGCGACGGCCTTCACGGTCTGGTCGCAGTCGGTGGTGAACGAGAAGGTGTACACGGTCGCGCTCATCGGCGTTGCACTCGTGGCCTGGCTCACGGTGCGCTGGTGCGATGATCCGGACGGCCCCAAGGCGGACAAGCTCCTCGTCCTCATTGCCTACCTGCTCGGCCTCGGCTTCGCCAACCACATGGCGGGCTTCCTGGCCGCGCCGGCGGTGGCCTTTGCGGTCATGGTGCGCCGCCCCAAGTCGATCCTGCGCTGGAAGCTCATCCTCGCCTGCGTGGGCGCGGTGCTCTTCGGCATGACGCCGTTTGCCACGCAGCCCATTCGCGCGGCGCACTTCCCCGCCATCGCCGAGGGCGAACCGACGGCGTGCACCACGGAGATCACGGCGGCGTGCACCTTCGACAAGGTCACGTGGGAGCGTTTCGTCTACAACTTCAATCGCGGGCAGTACGGCGCCCCCGATCCCAACGACCCGAGCCGCGTGTATCCGGCGCAGGTCTCGATGTACTGGATGTACTTCAAGTGGCAGTGGTGGCGTGACCCGTACAACGAGCACCAGACGATGCAGGCGGTGCTGGCGGCGCTCTACCTGGTGCTCGGCCTCTTTGGAGGCTGGGTGCACTGGAAGCGCGACCGGCAGTCGTTCTGGTTCTTCGGGCCGCTGATGTTCACGATGACGCTGGCGCTCATCAAGTACCTCAACTTCAGGTACGGCTACTCGCAAGCACCCGAACTCGGCGATTCGGTCGAACGCGAGGTGCGCGATCGAGACTACTTCTATCTCTGGAGTTTCTCGGCGTGGTCGGTATGGGCGGCGCTGGGGCTCGCCTTCGTCTGGGAGTCGATCGCCGCGTTGTTAGGCAGCGAGTCGGTCAAGGTGGGCAAGGAAACACTCGACCTGCCGCGCAAGCGGAGCTGGTTGCTGGCGACGCCGGTGCTGGGGCTGGCCTTCTTCCCCCTCGTGGGGAACTGGAACGCCTCCACGCGCCATGGCGACGAGACGACGGCCAAGTTCGCGCATGACCTCCTCAACTCGGTGGAGCCGTACGGCATCCTGGTGACCGTCGGCGACAACGACACCTTCCCGCTGTGGTATGCGCAGGAGGTGGAGGGGATCCGCAAGGACGTGATCGTCGCCAACACGTCGCTGCTCAACACCGACTGGTACACGCGGCAGATCATCCGCAACCCGGTGCGCGACTTCGAGGCGGCCAAGGCGCCGGCGCTGTACAAGGGCGGGACCTGGACCAAGCCGTCGGGGCCGCCGGTCAAGATGACGTTGCAGCAGGCGGACTCGATCCCGCTGTACTTCGAGCTCCCCGACACGGTCGTCTTCGAGGGCTACGGGCTGCGCACGAAGATTCCGCCGCGCGTGCTGACGCGTGCGGACTACTTCGTGCTGCAGATGATCAAGGACAACCCGGGGCGCCCCATCTACTTCTCGCGCACGGCGGGGAGCTACGGTCGCGAACTGGGGCTGGAAGAGTACCTGATCACGCAGGGCCTCGCGCGACGTCTGCTGAACCACGCCCCGCTCGCCTCGCGCGACACGCTCATGGTGCCGGGCGAGGGGTGGGTCGACGTGCAGCGCTCACGGACGCTCTGGCAGGACGTCTTCCAGGGGCAGGCGTCGTTCGTCGCCAAGGGCGGCTGGCCCGACAAGGCGTCGGTCGGCATTCCGGCGCTCTACGTCTCCACCGGCTTCATGATGCACGACGTGCTGAGCGCGTCGGGTGACGAAGCGGGTGCGGCGAAGGCGCTCGAGGGGGCGAAGCAGGTGGCACAGGCCACGCGCATCGCCGACTTCTTCAACTTCGATGCGCTGCAGCAGCAGGCGCCCACGCCACTGCAGGGTGACGTGAAGCCCGCGGTCCCGCTCGACATCGCGCCGAAGGACACGCCGGTGAAGAAGTAG